A single genomic interval of uncultured Desulfobulbus sp. harbors:
- a CDS encoding AMIN domain-containing protein encodes MNTHILTHLSRSVLILLLTLGLTFAKDSPRLEQIKHSVLSPGSEQITLQLNGSYSPKIFTLKGQSPRIVLDFTGMSQGRGVNNQLKVNGTWIQGIRVGVHGGDTPKTRVVFDMKTLKGVTYSQQYDAKTSTLRLTFTGPEKGAAVPKTAVKAPSEIPEKKTVEAKPQPAPKTPPKPAPQPAAAEAAAAPQGIRSAPQAGEATKAVEPKPAKTEAKTEAKPEPQKPAEQAAAETVKPAKDDKKAQEKLEPPKNAPQAEKPTVSQPAEKPAETQQEAVSPRKEPAAATEPSPEPEIVAAPVSKDPVLESVKFDASSPKGEMVMFKLNGFYPPSVHGVEEGIPRVFCDFNNTTLTDKSKKRIRTEGKFVKAIRISTTKKPEKVRVVIDLEPNRSYDLQQVFFKDDNLFVIIVNTIKK; translated from the coding sequence ATGAACACGCACATCCTCACTCATCTTTCACGGTCTGTTCTGATCCTGCTGCTCACACTCGGCCTGACCTTTGCCAAGGATTCACCACGCCTGGAGCAAATCAAACATTCCGTCCTCTCGCCAGGGAGCGAGCAGATCACCCTGCAACTCAACGGCTCCTATAGTCCAAAAATATTCACATTGAAAGGCCAATCACCCCGGATCGTACTTGATTTCACCGGAATGAGTCAGGGGCGCGGGGTCAACAACCAGCTCAAGGTGAACGGGACTTGGATCCAAGGGATTCGCGTGGGCGTACACGGCGGCGACACACCCAAGACACGGGTGGTGTTCGATATGAAAACCCTCAAGGGCGTCACCTACAGCCAACAGTACGATGCGAAGACCTCAACGTTGAGACTCACCTTCACGGGGCCGGAAAAAGGTGCGGCGGTCCCCAAAACAGCTGTCAAGGCCCCCTCTGAGATCCCTGAGAAAAAAACCGTCGAGGCCAAGCCGCAACCTGCACCAAAAACACCGCCAAAACCGGCACCACAACCCGCCGCCGCCGAAGCGGCTGCTGCGCCGCAAGGGATAAGGTCGGCGCCCCAAGCAGGGGAAGCAACAAAGGCTGTGGAGCCAAAGCCCGCCAAAACCGAAGCCAAAACAGAGGCCAAACCCGAACCGCAAAAGCCGGCAGAGCAGGCCGCTGCGGAGACGGTGAAACCGGCAAAGGATGACAAAAAAGCTCAGGAGAAGCTGGAGCCCCCGAAAAATGCGCCTCAGGCCGAGAAGCCCACGGTTTCCCAGCCAGCAGAAAAACCTGCAGAGACGCAACAAGAAGCCGTTTCTCCTCGGAAGGAACCGGCAGCGGCAACCGAGCCTTCACCGGAACCGGAAATCGTGGCCGCGCCTGTCAGCAAGGACCCGGTCCTTGAATCGGTGAAGTTCGATGCGTCCTCGCCCAAAGGGGAGATGGTCATGTTCAAGCTCAACGGCTTTTATCCGCCTTCGGTTCACGGGGTGGAGGAAGGGATCCCCCGGGTTTTCTGCGATTTCAACAACACCACCCTCACCGACAAAAGCAAGAAACGCATTCGCACCGAGGGCAAGTTCGTCAAGGCGATCCGTATCAGCACAACGAAAAAGCCGGAAAAGGTGCGGGTGGTGATCGATCTCGAGCCCAACCGCAGCTACGACCTGCAGCAGGTCTTTTTCAAGGACGACAACCTCTTTGTGATCATCGTCAACACCATCAAAAAATAA